CACAGATTTGGAGTTCACCGCCTATCTGAAACCAAATCCAGGTGTAGCGGCCTCAGACATTGTGGAAGGCAACTTTACCTCTACAGTTAACTTCATTATGAATTACGAGTAATTGGCACAGTAGTTTGTAGTTCTTGGCCGTACTGCATCCGAATGGATGTCTATTCTGTTTGCAGTACGGTCAGCTATGGAGCCGTTGTATGTTCTGGAAAATGTCGACTTTAGCCATGATTTCTTCGCTGTGCATGTTAGGTGGAAGTGCCCTATTCAAAAACTGCCAGGCTGGAGAAGTCACGCTATCTGGTTCGATTATTGATGTGCCCTGCTCCATTGATACCGGCAGTTTTGATCAGACACTGGACATGGGAGTCTTATCAACCAAGAGAATCCTCCGTGAGGGTCAGGGGTTTTCCCAGGAATTTACAATAAAACTCATGAACTGCCTTTTATCTCAGATTAATAATCAACTGCCTGAATGGCGTTTTTTCCGAATCACCTTTGATGGTCGAAATGATAATGGAAAATTTGGTATCGAAGGAAATGCTAAAGGGGTGGCAGTGCAAATTTCTGATCGTCAAGGGAATATTGCTGTCCCAGGTATCCCTTTACCAATCGGGCAACTCAGTTCCGAGGATATGGCCCTAAAATATAATGTACAACTGGTGAGTAACTCACAGCAACTACAAGTGGGAGGCTATTCCTCGGTTATACGATTCAAAATAGATTATTACTAATACTGAATTTGTTTTATTTCGACACTACCTAATAACTATAAAAGATAG
The sequence above is drawn from the Yersinia intermedia genome and encodes:
- a CDS encoding fimbrial protein, with protein sequence MFWKMSTLAMISSLCMLGGSALFKNCQAGEVTLSGSIIDVPCSIDTGSFDQTLDMGVLSTKRILREGQGFSQEFTIKLMNCLLSQINNQLPEWRFFRITFDGRNDNGKFGIEGNAKGVAVQISDRQGNIAVPGIPLPIGQLSSEDMALKYNVQLVSNSQQLQVGGYSSVIRFKIDYY